One part of the Funiculus sociatus GB2-C1 genome encodes these proteins:
- a CDS encoding aspartyl protease: protein MIQGYFGEKGELFFEIELIAADGSVVTVNALLDTGFTDWLAMDIQDVESLEWLYLDKQEMRTARGDVRFNRYQATVFIDNQEMTIPVLAGKAITEVLLGLQWLENRRLVVDRKADLLTLGED from the coding sequence ATGATTCAAGGCTATTTTGGCGAGAAGGGCGAGCTGTTTTTTGAGATTGAACTGATAGCTGCTGATGGTTCAGTCGTGACAGTTAATGCTTTGCTAGATACTGGGTTTACTGACTGGCTAGCAATGGATATCCAAGATGTGGAGAGTTTGGAATGGTTATACCTGGATAAACAGGAAATGAGAACAGCACGGGGAGATGTAAGATTTAATCGCTACCAAGCCACAGTTTTTATAGATAATCAAGAGATGACTATCCCGGTCTTAGCTGGGAAAGCAATTACCGAGGTTTTGCTAGGTTTGCAGTGGCTAGAAAATCGGCGGTTAGTAGTAGATAGAAAAGCAGATTTACTGACGTTAGGAGAAGATTGA
- a CDS encoding NAD(P)H-hydrate dehydratase — protein MREIEGRIFAAGMPVAALMEKVAKLIASRIQELCPSTNTRRVGVLVGPGHNGGDALVVARELHFQGYEVVVYRPISKLKELTSQHAQYADSLGILCYEQIEQLQDCDLIIDGLFGFGLGRTLEGPIASAINQLNGWSKLVISIDLPSGLHTDTGEVLGTAVRATRTFCLGLWKLAFLQDQALEYVGTAELIDFDVPLADIWAVLRTPKLKRVTKTAAIAYLPIPRAPVTHKYKQGHLLLICGSHKYGGGAILSGLGARASGVGMLSIAVPEYLKPLLLAELPEALIIGCPETETGAIASLPDIELASFSAIACGPGVTKDATSVVEKVLASDCPLVLDADGLNILAELGTIPTLSKRQATTVLTPHAGEFKRLFPDLGDPTKDRVQVVREASKLSGATILLKGARTAIANPSGSVWVVPESTPALARGGSGDVLTGLMGGLVAAASSKALPLEEVVQSAAWWHAQAGILASQERTELGVDAYTLTQYLMAVVREGVE, from the coding sequence ATGCGCGAAATTGAAGGGCGCATATTTGCGGCGGGAATGCCTGTGGCGGCTTTGATGGAAAAGGTGGCAAAGTTAATTGCATCTCGAATTCAAGAACTTTGTCCTTCCACCAACACGCGGCGTGTTGGCGTGTTGGTGGGGCCAGGTCACAATGGGGGCGATGCGTTGGTAGTTGCCCGCGAGTTGCACTTTCAGGGTTATGAGGTTGTTGTTTATCGTCCGATTTCTAAGTTAAAGGAATTGACTTCGCAACACGCCCAATATGCTGATAGTTTGGGCATTCTTTGTTATGAGCAAATTGAGCAGTTGCAAGACTGCGATTTAATAATTGATGGCTTGTTTGGGTTTGGATTGGGAAGAACGTTAGAAGGCCCCATTGCTTCTGCTATTAATCAGTTAAATGGGTGGTCGAAACTTGTAATTAGTATTGATTTGCCTTCGGGTTTGCATACCGATACTGGCGAGGTTTTGGGTACAGCGGTTCGTGCGACTCGCACGTTTTGCTTGGGTTTGTGGAAACTTGCTTTTTTGCAGGATCAAGCGTTGGAATATGTCGGGACTGCTGAATTGATAGATTTTGATGTTCCACTTGCTGATATCTGGGCAGTTTTGCGAACACCGAAATTGAAGCGCGTGACAAAAACTGCTGCGATCGCTTATCTTCCCATACCCCGCGCTCCAGTGACTCACAAGTATAAACAAGGACATCTGCTGCTGATTTGCGGTTCTCACAAGTATGGTGGAGGCGCAATTCTATCCGGTTTGGGAGCGAGAGCTAGTGGTGTTGGGATGCTCTCAATTGCAGTGCCGGAATACTTGAAACCATTACTGTTGGCAGAGTTGCCGGAAGCGCTGATTATTGGTTGTCCGGAGACAGAAACGGGCGCGATCGCATCCTTACCAGATATCGAACTTGCTTCATTTAGCGCGATCGCTTGCGGCCCCGGTGTAACAAAAGATGCCACGTCAGTAGTTGAAAAAGTTTTAGCAAGCGATTGTCCTCTGGTTCTCGATGCCGATGGTTTGAATATCCTGGCTGAATTGGGAACCATCCCGACATTATCCAAGCGTCAAGCTACAACGGTTTTAACGCCTCATGCCGGTGAGTTTAAGCGTCTGTTCCCCGATTTAGGCGATCCCACGAAAGACCGAGTGCAGGTGGTGCGCGAGGCATCTAAACTTAGTGGTGCCACGATCCTCTTGAAGGGGGCGAGGACTGCGATCGCTAATCCTTCTGGTTCAGTATGGGTTGTGCCGGAAAGCACACCAGCATTAGCCCGTGGTGGTAGTGGGGATGTGTTAACTGGGTTAATGGGTGGACTTGTGGCAGCGGCATCCTCAAAGGCATTGCCTCTAGAAGAGGTGGTGCAAAGTGCGGCTTGGTGGCACGCTCAAGCGGGAATTTTAGCTTCCCAGGAGCGAACTGAGTTGGGAGTCGATGCGTATACTTTGACACAGTATTTGATGGCAGTAGTGCGTGAAGGAGTTGAATAA
- the mnmA gene encoding tRNA 2-thiouridine(34) synthase MnmA: protein MNKVVVGLSGGVDSSVAAATLHHQGYEVVGLTLWLMKGKGQCCSEGMVDAASICEQLGVPHHIVDSRDVFQTNIVDYLVAGYESGITPLPCSQCNKAVKFGPMLRYAREELGIDRIATGHYARISYEAETGLYQLRRAVDSSKDQSYFLYDLTQDLLSGTMFPLGEMLKTETRRIAAEFNLTTADKPESMDLCLVEANGSMQAFLDKFIPQKEGDIVDQSGKVLGQHTGIHHYTIGQRKGLGIAAAEPLYVVALDAVRNRVIVGDRASTHKPECTAARLNWVSIPEPTSPIRAEVQVRYRSKAEPVSVIPLEDSRIKLVFDEPQFGITPGQAAVLYDGDIVLGGGIIERFE from the coding sequence ATGAACAAAGTCGTCGTTGGTCTCTCCGGAGGAGTTGATAGTTCCGTCGCAGCCGCAACCCTGCACCATCAGGGCTACGAAGTTGTTGGCCTTACCCTTTGGCTAATGAAGGGTAAAGGTCAATGCTGCTCTGAAGGGATGGTCGATGCGGCTTCAATTTGCGAACAGTTGGGCGTTCCTCATCACATTGTTGATAGTCGGGATGTTTTCCAGACAAATATTGTCGATTACCTAGTTGCGGGATACGAATCGGGTATCACGCCATTGCCATGTTCTCAGTGCAACAAGGCGGTGAAATTTGGCCCAATGCTGCGCTATGCCCGTGAAGAGTTGGGAATTGACCGCATTGCTACGGGTCATTATGCGCGGATCAGTTATGAGGCGGAAACTGGACTTTACCAGCTGCGTCGGGCTGTAGATTCGTCTAAGGATCAGTCGTACTTCTTGTATGATTTGACACAAGATTTGCTCTCTGGAACAATGTTTCCCCTGGGAGAAATGCTGAAGACAGAAACCCGACGAATTGCCGCAGAATTTAACTTGACGACTGCTGATAAGCCGGAAAGTATGGATTTGTGTTTGGTGGAAGCCAACGGTTCCATGCAAGCGTTTCTGGATAAGTTCATTCCCCAGAAAGAAGGCGATATTGTTGACCAGTCGGGCAAGGTGTTGGGACAGCATACAGGTATCCATCACTACACGATTGGACAGCGTAAGGGTCTGGGAATTGCGGCGGCAGAACCGTTGTATGTGGTGGCATTGGATGCGGTGCGGAATCGGGTTATTGTAGGCGATCGCGCTAGCACTCACAAGCCTGAATGCACCGCAGCGCGGTTAAACTGGGTTTCTATCCCAGAACCAACCAGTCCAATCCGTGCCGAAGTGCAAGTCCGCTATCGTTCCAAGGCTGAACCAGTCAGCGTAATCCCCCTAGAAGATTCGCGCATTAAGCTTGTTTTCGATGAACCTCAGTTCGGAATTACCCCTGGGCAAGCTGCGGTTTTGTACGATGGAGATATCGTACTCGGCGGTGGAATTATCGAAAGGTTTGAGTAA
- a CDS encoding DUF6745 domain-containing protein, which translates to MSQTKIEQLTPEQEALIPVYWEKWKRIIFSTEPINCQKATAVVKAAYNAIDLEEPKILFFDSPYLGWKHILLNTYFHEYVEMIHLLEGKLIKPISINLANEIRHDLLRETSANFWSLITIESHIIEAVNHKTINLLEKKESIFYNNYVPKGSENFYSNIGRVDYFISVLGCSCHQDRWQVLQQLIKNCGWIFPFEEVCYVCDRPRVLSFDNEQRLHAEGAPAIQFADGFSVYVYHGVKLPEKYGVLHPNQWQAKWLLEEDNAELRRVLIQGIGYGRICQELEAEELDTWQQYILLKIDNDVDIEQIYLLKMTCPSTGFIYALRVPPDVNSAREAICWVNWGIDPEEFSVQT; encoded by the coding sequence ATGTCACAGACTAAAATTGAACAACTCACGCCGGAGCAAGAAGCTTTGATTCCGGTTTATTGGGAAAAGTGGAAGCGAATTATCTTCTCTACTGAACCAATTAACTGTCAAAAAGCTACGGCAGTAGTAAAAGCCGCCTACAACGCAATTGATTTAGAAGAGCCTAAGATTCTTTTTTTTGATAGTCCTTATCTAGGTTGGAAACATATATTATTGAATACATACTTTCATGAATATGTTGAAATGATACACTTATTAGAAGGTAAATTAATAAAACCAATATCGATAAACTTAGCTAATGAAATAAGACATGATTTATTAAGGGAAACCAGCGCAAATTTTTGGTCATTAATAACAATAGAATCGCATATTATTGAAGCGGTAAATCATAAAACAATAAATTTACTTGAAAAAAAAGAATCGATTTTTTATAACAATTATGTTCCTAAGGGTTCTGAGAATTTTTATAGTAATATAGGTAGAGTAGACTACTTCATTTCAGTTCTAGGGTGTAGTTGTCATCAAGACAGATGGCAAGTTCTTCAGCAGCTAATCAAAAATTGTGGTTGGATTTTTCCATTTGAAGAAGTTTGCTATGTGTGCGATCGCCCTCGTGTCCTCTCCTTTGACAACGAGCAACGCCTACACGCAGAAGGCGCACCCGCAATTCAATTTGCTGATGGTTTCAGCGTCTATGTTTACCACGGTGTGAAATTACCTGAAAAATACGGTGTACTGCACCCGAACCAGTGGCAAGCAAAATGGCTTTTAGAAGAGGATAACGCCGAACTTCGTCGAGTGTTAATACAAGGAATTGGCTACGGGAGAATCTGTCAAGAATTAGAAGCTGAAGAGTTAGATACTTGGCAGCAATATATACTATTAAAAATTGATAATGATGTGGATATTGAGCAAATTTATTTATTAAAAATGACTTGTCCCAGCACAGGCTTCATTTATGCCTTGCGAGTGCCACCTGATGTTAATTCAGCGCGGGAAGCAATTTGCTGGGTGAATTGGGGAATCGATCCAGAGGAATTTTCAGTGCAAACTTGA